In Streptomyces sp. NBC_00878, a single window of DNA contains:
- the deoC gene encoding deoxyribose-phosphate aldolase, whose translation MSTTASAAPAFTDVTASNSTLRRFLHGLPGVDTVGLEARAASLGTRSIKTTAKAYAIDLAISMVDLTTLEGADTPGKVRALGAKAVRPDPTDRTTPTTAAVCVYPDMVATAKEAVAGSGVKVASVATAFPAGRTALDVKLADVRDAVAAGADEIDMVIDRGAFLAGNYLKVYDEIVAVKETSGAARLKVIFETGELSTYDNIRRASWLGMLAGADFIKTSTGKVAVNATPPNTLLMLEAVRDFRAQTGVQVGVKPAGGIRTSKDAIKFLVLVNETAGEDWLDNHWFRFGASSLLNDLLMQRQKLATGRYSGPDYVTVD comes from the coding sequence ATGTCCACCACCGCATCCGCCGCACCCGCATTCACGGACGTGACCGCGTCCAACAGCACGCTGCGCCGCTTCCTCCACGGGCTGCCCGGCGTCGACACGGTCGGGCTGGAGGCGCGTGCCGCCTCGCTCGGCACGCGTTCCATCAAGACGACCGCGAAGGCGTACGCCATCGACCTCGCCATCTCGATGGTCGACCTGACGACGCTCGAAGGCGCGGACACCCCGGGCAAGGTCCGGGCGCTCGGCGCCAAGGCCGTCCGCCCCGACCCCACGGACCGTACGACCCCGACGACGGCCGCCGTCTGCGTCTACCCCGACATGGTGGCCACCGCCAAGGAGGCCGTCGCCGGCTCCGGCGTGAAGGTCGCCTCCGTCGCGACCGCCTTCCCGGCCGGCCGCACCGCGCTCGACGTGAAGCTGGCCGACGTGCGGGACGCCGTCGCCGCGGGCGCCGACGAGATCGACATGGTCATCGACCGCGGGGCGTTCCTCGCGGGCAACTACCTGAAGGTGTACGACGAGATCGTCGCCGTGAAGGAGACCTCGGGCGCCGCCCGCCTGAAGGTCATCTTCGAGACCGGCGAGCTGTCGACGTACGACAACATCCGGCGCGCGAGCTGGCTCGGCATGCTGGCGGGCGCGGACTTCATCAAGACCTCGACGGGCAAGGTCGCCGTCAACGCGACGCCCCCGAACACCCTCCTCATGCTGGAGGCCGTCCGTGACTTCCGCGCGCAGACCGGGGTACAGGTCGGCGTGAAGCCCGCCGGCGGCATCCGCACCTCCAAGGACGCCATCAAGTTCCTGGTCCTGGTCAACGAGACCGCGGGCGAGGACTGGCTGGACAACCACTGGTTCCGCTTCGGCGCGTCCTCACTTCTGAACGACCTGCTGATGCAGCGTCAGAAGCTGGCCACCGGCCGCTACTCCGGCCCCGACTACGTGACGGTGGACTGA
- a CDS encoding MarR family winged helix-turn-helix transcriptional regulator: MADAIDIIRAQWAAAEPDVDTSPAEVVVRVLRIARILQRRSDEELERLGVTRAEFDIISLLFRAGRPVSPTEISDQLWTSGAGTTKRLHKLTDTGLVVRVPNPEDGRSTLVQATDAARERLLPILHELTRFEGEILDRLGDSRDSVIGALRTLLAAVDDDHDRLTGQPLLPTGRPT, translated from the coding sequence GTGGCAGACGCGATTGACATCATTCGAGCGCAGTGGGCGGCGGCAGAGCCGGATGTGGACACCAGTCCGGCAGAGGTCGTCGTTCGCGTGCTGCGCATCGCCCGAATCCTGCAGCGGCGCAGCGATGAGGAGCTGGAGCGACTCGGGGTGACCCGCGCCGAGTTCGACATCATCTCCTTGCTGTTCCGAGCCGGAAGACCGGTCAGCCCGACGGAGATCTCCGACCAGTTGTGGACGTCGGGAGCCGGGACCACCAAGCGGTTGCACAAGCTCACCGACACGGGCCTCGTCGTCCGCGTCCCGAACCCGGAGGACGGCCGCAGCACGCTGGTGCAGGCGACCGATGCCGCCAGGGAGCGGCTGTTGCCGATCCTCCACGAGCTGACCCGCTTCGAGGGGGAGATCCTCGACCGGCTGGGAGACTCCCGGGACTCGGTGATCGGCGCGCTCCGGACCCTGCTGGCCGCGGTCGACGACGACCATGACCGGCTGACCGGGCAGCCGCTTCTGCCCACCGGCCGCCCGACGTAA
- a CDS encoding FUSC family protein — MSSDSQPRLRAGEAIPYPVDLVRLGPHAGAHRVAIRLAISALLPVIVLCAMGHQDWSAYALLTATVSIYGRRRPPGVRLRIQCQVAVAQVLLIVAGAALATASVAPWVLVVCTAVIAAAAAAVADILQWNPPGALFFVFALAVCASLPDGTRSSVLIALAVSAASAATVLAVTALDSPITHPSDTNTPVPARLRNPVIAVQALACLLAALAAGLTAAAFGLDRPYWAMVSAIAPIVGATTYAQISRAGHRFVGTIAGIAPAGLLFQIRMSQTVLLVVLVALMACTEMLAARNYAGALLFLTPMTIGMALVGEGAPLPTLLIDRGAETAIGVAAAVIAILATHPVRHPPTAAGSAEHPEPAPASHPPASAVSRPPAVHGLSDPRPFRGPGAGRDPGR, encoded by the coding sequence GTGTCATCGGACTCTCAGCCGCGGCTTCGGGCCGGCGAAGCGATCCCGTATCCGGTCGACCTGGTGCGGCTCGGCCCGCACGCCGGGGCTCACCGTGTCGCGATCCGCCTGGCGATCTCGGCGCTCCTGCCCGTCATCGTGCTCTGTGCCATGGGCCACCAGGACTGGTCGGCCTACGCACTCCTGACTGCGACCGTCTCCATCTATGGACGCCGACGCCCGCCCGGAGTGCGACTTCGCATTCAGTGCCAGGTCGCGGTCGCCCAAGTGCTGCTGATCGTCGCCGGGGCGGCGCTGGCCACAGCGAGCGTTGCCCCGTGGGTCCTCGTGGTCTGCACCGCGGTCATCGCCGCCGCAGCCGCGGCGGTAGCGGACATCCTCCAATGGAACCCGCCCGGTGCTCTCTTCTTCGTGTTCGCGCTGGCCGTGTGCGCCAGCCTCCCCGACGGAACCCGGTCGAGTGTCCTGATCGCGCTCGCCGTCTCGGCGGCGTCCGCGGCGACAGTGCTTGCCGTGACCGCGTTGGACTCCCCGATCACGCATCCGAGCGACACGAACACGCCGGTCCCGGCACGGCTGCGCAATCCCGTCATCGCCGTTCAGGCCCTCGCGTGCCTGCTGGCCGCTCTCGCGGCCGGACTGACCGCGGCCGCCTTCGGTCTCGACCGGCCCTATTGGGCCATGGTCTCCGCTATCGCCCCGATCGTCGGAGCCACCACTTACGCGCAGATCTCGCGCGCCGGTCACCGCTTCGTCGGCACCATCGCCGGCATCGCGCCCGCCGGCTTGCTGTTTCAGATCCGCATGAGCCAGACGGTTCTGTTGGTCGTGTTGGTGGCCCTGATGGCCTGCACGGAGATGCTGGCGGCCCGAAACTATGCCGGCGCTCTGTTGTTCCTCACCCCGATGACCATCGGCATGGCGCTCGTCGGGGAGGGGGCGCCGTTGCCCACCCTGCTGATCGACCGTGGTGCGGAGACCGCGATAGGGGTGGCTGCTGCCGTGATCGCCATCCTGGCAACGCACCCGGTCCGCCACCCCCCGACGGCCGCGGGGTCCGCGGAGCACCCCGAGCCCGCCCCCGCATCTCATCCGCCCGCTTCAGCCGTCAGCCGGCCGCCGGCCGTTCACGGCCTGTCAGATCCTCGCCCCTTCCGGGGGCCCGGGGCTGGCAGGGATCCCGGTCGTTGA
- a CDS encoding MarR family winged helix-turn-helix transcriptional regulator: protein MTTRRTRDIVDTLGLLFEASRYLELRVTADIEHETGLPAKWFETLIRLRRSPEGTARMAEIAARVFLPPSSFSRLVDQMESAGLVSRAPDPSHRRATLVRVESAGERALDDALGACVTSGRRHMVDLLTDDELDQLERITHRLRDANQPGRWPERETRHRPPANSS, encoded by the coding sequence ATGACCACGCGCCGCACTCGCGACATCGTCGACACTCTGGGGTTGCTGTTCGAGGCGTCGAGATATCTGGAGCTGCGGGTCACCGCGGACATCGAGCACGAGACAGGTTTGCCCGCGAAGTGGTTCGAGACCCTGATCCGGTTGCGCCGCAGCCCCGAGGGAACAGCCCGGATGGCTGAGATCGCCGCCCGCGTCTTCCTCCCGCCGAGCAGCTTCAGCCGACTGGTGGATCAGATGGAGTCCGCGGGCCTGGTCAGCCGCGCACCCGACCCGTCGCACAGACGGGCCACGCTGGTGCGCGTGGAGTCGGCCGGAGAACGCGCCCTCGACGACGCCTTGGGCGCCTGCGTCACGAGCGGCCGGCGGCACATGGTCGATCTGCTGACCGACGACGAGCTCGACCAGCTCGAGCGGATCACCCACAGGCTCAGGGACGCGAACCAGCCTGGGCGGTGGCCAGAACGGGAGACCCGGCACCGGCCGCCGGCGAATTCATCGTGA
- a CDS encoding NAD(P)-dependent alcohol dehydrogenase — MVAVTAAVLRGTGSPFTFEELELSPPRSDEILVKLSSSGLCHTDLAFAHGDMPAPTPVVLGHEGAGIVVETGSAVTDFEVGDRVAVSFASCGRCPMCLAGKEAYCAIFEPLNFGGAREDGSTTLTAADGSVVHGSFFGQSSFATHALISARNAVKIPEAVDLDLTGPLGCGIQTGAGGIINALKVGAGNSVIVSGTGAVGLSAVMAAKAVGATTIIAVDVLEPRLDLARELGATHAVNGSEEDAVAHIKEITAGGADFALDTTGVPSVILNDINAVTFGGTIGLVAIGPSTATIPIPAITGKTIRHISEGDSVPQVFIPRLISLYRQGAFPFDRLITTYPFKNLDHAIADTRSGAAVKAVLMFD; from the coding sequence ATGGTCGCCGTCACCGCCGCGGTTCTGCGCGGCACGGGCTCCCCGTTCACCTTCGAGGAGCTTGAACTGTCGCCCCCGCGGTCGGACGAGATCCTCGTCAAACTGTCCTCAAGCGGGCTGTGTCACACCGATCTGGCTTTCGCGCACGGAGACATGCCGGCTCCCACTCCCGTAGTCCTCGGACACGAGGGCGCCGGAATCGTTGTCGAGACCGGCTCAGCCGTGACGGACTTCGAAGTCGGCGACCGCGTCGCCGTCTCCTTCGCCTCCTGCGGCCGCTGCCCCATGTGCCTCGCCGGGAAGGAGGCGTACTGCGCCATCTTCGAGCCGTTGAACTTCGGAGGCGCACGGGAGGACGGGTCCACGACGCTGACCGCCGCCGACGGCTCGGTGGTCCACGGCAGCTTCTTCGGCCAGTCCTCGTTCGCCACCCACGCGCTCATCTCCGCCCGCAACGCGGTGAAGATCCCCGAGGCTGTCGACCTCGACCTGACCGGGCCGCTGGGCTGCGGCATCCAGACCGGAGCGGGCGGAATCATCAACGCGCTGAAGGTCGGAGCCGGCAACAGCGTGATCGTTTCCGGTACCGGGGCGGTGGGACTGTCGGCCGTGATGGCCGCCAAAGCGGTGGGCGCGACCACGATCATCGCCGTCGACGTGCTGGAACCGCGTCTCGACCTCGCTCGCGAGTTGGGCGCCACCCATGCGGTCAACGGCAGCGAGGAGGATGCCGTGGCCCACATCAAGGAGATCACCGCCGGGGGTGCCGACTTCGCCCTCGACACCACAGGCGTGCCCAGTGTGATCCTCAACGACATCAACGCGGTCACGTTCGGCGGCACCATCGGCCTGGTCGCCATCGGACCGAGCACCGCCACCATCCCGATTCCCGCGATCACCGGGAAGACCATCCGCCACATCAGCGAGGGAGATTCCGTACCGCAGGTGTTCATCCCCCGGCTGATCTCCCTCTACCGGCAAGGTGCCTTCCCGTTCGACAGGCTCATCACCACCTACCCGTTCAAGAATCTCGATCACGCCATAGCCGATACACGTTCCGGCGCAGCCGTAAAGGCCGTGCTCATGTTTGATTAG
- a CDS encoding aldehyde dehydrogenase family protein, whose amino-acid sequence MASTPASTSASAFEYAPAPESRSVVDIAPSYGLFIDGEFTEAADGRVFKTVSPATEEVLSEIAQAGEADVDLAVAAARRAFGTWSALPGSERAKYLFRIARIIQERSRELAVLETLDNGKPIKETRDADLPLVAAHFFYYAGWADKLDHAGFGANPRPLGVAGQVIPWNFPLLMLAWKIAPALATGNTVVLKPAETTPLSALFFADICRQAGLPKGVVNILPGYGDTGAALVGHPDVNKVAFTGSTAVGKAIARQVAGTRKKVTLELGGKGANIVFDDAPIDQAVEGIVSGIFFNQGQVCCAGSRLLVQESIQDELLDSLKRRLATLRLGDPLDKNTDIGAINSAEQLSRITTLVEQGEAEGAERWSPACELPSAGYWFAPTLFTNVTQAHTIARDEIFGPVLSVLTFRTPDEAVAKANNSQYGLSAGIWTEKGSRILAVANKLRAGVVWSNTFNKFDPTSPFGGYKESGFGREGGRHGLEAYLDV is encoded by the coding sequence ATGGCATCCACACCCGCATCCACATCTGCGTCCGCTTTTGAGTACGCACCGGCTCCCGAGTCCCGCTCGGTCGTCGACATCGCGCCTTCCTACGGCCTGTTCATCGACGGCGAGTTCACCGAGGCCGCCGACGGCAGGGTCTTCAAGACCGTCTCCCCCGCCACCGAAGAGGTCCTCTCCGAGATCGCCCAGGCGGGCGAGGCGGACGTCGACCTCGCGGTGGCAGCCGCCCGCAGGGCCTTCGGCACGTGGTCCGCGCTCCCCGGCTCCGAGCGCGCCAAGTACCTGTTCCGCATCGCCCGGATCATCCAGGAACGCTCCCGCGAGCTCGCCGTCCTCGAAACCCTCGACAACGGCAAGCCCATCAAGGAGACGAGGGACGCCGACCTCCCCCTGGTCGCCGCGCACTTCTTCTACTACGCGGGCTGGGCCGACAAGCTCGACCACGCCGGCTTCGGCGCGAACCCGCGCCCCCTCGGCGTCGCGGGCCAGGTCATCCCCTGGAACTTCCCGCTCCTGATGCTGGCCTGGAAGATCGCCCCGGCGCTCGCGACCGGCAACACGGTCGTACTCAAGCCCGCCGAGACGACCCCCCTCTCCGCCCTCTTCTTCGCGGACATCTGCCGCCAGGCGGGCCTGCCGAAGGGCGTCGTCAACATCCTTCCGGGATACGGCGACACGGGCGCGGCCCTCGTCGGGCACCCGGACGTGAACAAGGTGGCCTTCACCGGCTCCACGGCGGTCGGCAAGGCCATCGCGCGCCAGGTGGCGGGCACGAGGAAGAAGGTCACGCTCGAACTCGGCGGCAAGGGCGCGAACATCGTCTTCGACGACGCCCCCATCGACCAGGCCGTCGAGGGCATCGTCTCCGGCATCTTCTTCAACCAGGGCCAGGTCTGCTGCGCGGGCTCCCGGCTCCTGGTCCAGGAGTCGATCCAGGACGAGCTGCTGGACTCCCTGAAGCGACGGCTCGCGACCCTGCGCCTCGGCGACCCGCTCGACAAGAACACGGACATCGGCGCCATCAACTCCGCCGAACAGCTCTCGCGCATCACCACGCTCGTCGAACAGGGCGAGGCCGAGGGCGCCGAGCGCTGGTCCCCCGCCTGCGAACTCCCCTCCGCCGGCTACTGGTTCGCCCCGACGCTCTTCACGAACGTCACCCAGGCGCACACCATCGCCCGCGACGAGATCTTCGGCCCGGTCCTGTCCGTCCTCACCTTCCGCACCCCGGACGAGGCGGTCGCCAAGGCCAACAACAGCCAGTACGGCCTCTCCGCGGGCATCTGGACGGAGAAGGGCTCCCGGATCCTGGCCGTCGCGAACAAGCTGCGCGCGGGCGTCGTCTGGTCCAACACGTTCAACAAGTTCGACCCGACGTCGCCGTTCGGCGGCTACAAGGAGTCGGGCTTCGGCCGCGAGGGCGGTCGCCACGGCCTGGAGGCGTACCTCGATGTCTGA